A window of Plutella xylostella chromosome 19, ilPluXylo3.1, whole genome shotgun sequence contains these coding sequences:
- the LOC105388035 gene encoding rho-associated protein kinase 2: protein MSANNSTIETLKIKLRSATKQKLTNEREAYKLRNIDRCLTEDIAMTKNEIEHQQDQLRDIQEQISQAFHQITMVDICKSSERVKIEAHVNGLFKHKEGFDVLFNKEKEKAELQSKELRDKEAEYKELATQKQLQLQQKNEELLREATAVEAEADGLEQECAVLKKRNAAIMLKLRRKLVETEDIRRDLMKRKAEADSCPKDIV, encoded by the exons ATGTCTGCAAATAATTCAACAATCGAgaccttaaaaataaaactaagatCTG caaCCAAGCAGAAGCTAACCAATGAACGAGAAGCATACAAACTTCGGAATATAGATCGTTGTTTAACCGAAGATATAGCGATGACCAAGAATGAAATTGAACACCAACAAGACCAATTACGG GATATTCAAGAGCAGATTTCACAGGCTTTCCACCAAATAACTATGGTGGATATTTGTAAATCGTCTGAAAGGGTGAAAATAGAAGCTCATGTAAACGGCCtgtttaaacataaagaaggatttgatgttttgtttaataaag AGAAAGAAAAAGCGGAACTTCAATCCAAAGAGTTGCGAGACAAGGAGGCGGAATACAAAGAGCTGGCAACACAGAAGCAGCTGCAGCTGCAACAGAAGAACGAGGAGTTGCTGCGTGAGGCCACGGCTGTGGAGGCGGAGGCTGACGGTCTGGAGCAAGAGTGCGCCGTGCTCAAG AAAAGAAATGCTGCGATTATGCTGAAACTAAGACGCAAATTAGTAGAAACTGAAGATATCAGACGTGATCTAATGAAGAGAAAGGCGGAAGCAGATTCTTGCCCTAAAGACATCGTGtga